The Lathyrus oleraceus cultivar Zhongwan6 chromosome 5, CAAS_Psat_ZW6_1.0, whole genome shotgun sequence genome includes the window aataaatggccaagggatttatcctaggtcaaacaaggtcaaaggaccttagacaaaaaaattcactattttttaaaagtcagaagtatttttaaacaattaaaaatatgcaaaaaaacatttaattcatgaaagataccaaaattaatccaaaaaaatattttaattcaaaatatgaaagaggaaaatatttaaagattttttgtgaaatcccatattttttggattaaaaatgaaattaatatgaataaaataaaataaagggattaaatgaaaaattataaaatataataaaattcaaaaaaaataaggcccatcagatctccctcattaattgaggtggcagacATGATGGCCAGACGTGTGTTATCCAGGATAGACCAAGCCAAATGCGTcacaccaatggtaatcagaaccaagggccaagattaaaacattttgaatggatcaaAGGGTTGGGAacatgccaacacaccaccggagctagggctccggtcatcaTTTTCGAATCTGGCCTAAATTTTCTCAAAATCCAAGTATACTGAAAtatacaaggatttgaattttgaggatcaagatctgagttgcttagatttgatctcaaagcaactcaatcttattgcctacattggtaggacttcaacaaaccaacaatcaatcaaaatggatgaaaaaagagggagaatcgaagaagaaaagtttctgaaatctcaccttcgaggagcttcaaattagcttgatcttgcttccaatttggcttggctttactctagaagcttgcagaagatgatATTGATGATTAAGAAGCTTGGACTtttggagtttcaattccaaaacatAATGAGAATTGAAacattgtaagaccctaattttgaccctaagatccctcatggcatcatattattttctcattgcattgcctcaaggatcatagcatgtgtggctccttaaccctagggttgggacttgtgtgagttggtttgagaccaccaagcatgcttgtatattattgattttcttattttgattactaaccaaaagcacaaaaattTGTCACTAAAtctttttattttgaagctcaagtgatcatgtgctcccatgctcctaggaggctcctaagctcaataaaatggctagatgaagatgagaacaagcatgacaatggtccacaaagttcctaatcatcatatatttatcccaagtatctcaattttccaatttgatcaagataaaccaaagagcttgaggattgtttcccaaggaaaccctaattcaaatGTGCATTCACTAGTACAAAAAGAATAATATAATTTGTAAATTTACACCCGTTTTACAAAAAACGGGTGTAAAAAGCAAATGCGGTGACAGTTTTGTAAATAAAGTCTTATTTTGAATTTTAGTACGTAACAATAGACACCCTATTTTTAAATAACGGGTGTAAATTCAAATATTATTTATTATCAACTCTATATTACACCTGATATTCAAAAAAAGGGtgtaaatttaaaaataaaaataaaatattcgtgccttaaacaataacttttattattcttatttgtttaatcttaaattttcttaaaaaaataataaattttaatattaatatataacAATAGACACCCTATATTTAAAAATAGGGTGTATAATTATAACAATATAAATGACTAAATTTATATTAAACCCGTTATATTAAAATAGAGTGTAAATTTTGGAATATTAATATAACAATAAACACCCTATATTTAAAAATAGGGTGTATAATTATAACAATATAAATGACTAAATTTATATTAAACCCGTTATATTAAAATAGGGTGTAAATTTAGGAATCCCTAAGTACAATTTATCATTACCGCCTAAAATATAACCATGACTTCTCATGttccaaattttcttttcatttcaCATTTTAGAAACTTTTCATCATCGATGAAGTGCAAGAAATAGTGAAAAAGGAACAAAGAACGTGATTGCTCGGAAATCTTCACAACCCACAACGGCTTCATCATTCTTCTTTACCGTCGAAGAAGGTGATTGCTGGACGATCTTTACGAAAGCTCGGAAATCTTCACAACCCACAAAGAACGTGATTGCTGGACGATCTTTACGAAAGCTACTAGCAGCTGCTCGACGACTCATCGAAGAAGGTTTTTTCATCTCCATAGAAACATAACGCAACATCAACAACGGGTTATTGATTTGCAAGTTTGAGACAATCATATAAATCTTTTTCCCACTGCCTCTATAATATTTGAACACATGGTTGATTTTGAATGTTGTGTTAATTGTTTTGTGCATTGGTTGTGTTGATTGTTTTGTGCATTGGTTCTGTTTGGAATTAACATTGAAACAGTTTTTGTATATTTTCGTATGGTTCTATTATTCTGATCTCTTTCACAGATTGTGTAATGCTGAAACAGTTTGAGTATGTTTCAGCTtcttgtttgattttcatttAAAATTGTAGTATCAATGTTATGATTGAACGTTTAGGGCATTTTCCGCGAGTTCCCAAGCCCAACGACAATTCCAAGATGGGATTTTCATTGGAATTTGCTGGCATGCTTAACAGAGCCTGCCTGTTCTTTTATATTAGGATTGTTGGATTTGTCGCAAGCCTGCTTAACAGAGCATGCCTGTTCTTTATGTTCATGAGTCTGCATATGGTAAGCTATTTGGTAAGCTATTTGGTCTATATTCAATCTTGAAATCGTACCCCAGAAATTTCTGTAACCACGTCTGTTGTTCAGAAGTTTGCAGTGATTGATCCATCAGGATTTTCATACTTCTTTGATCTGTTCTAGTATGATTTTCACAGTAAGCCTTGTGTTGCATCAGGGGATTCACCTTGGTAATCAATGCATTCTACATATCCATTTGATTCACTTGTTCCACAACCAGAAAATCCACCATTAGTAAATATAGGAATCACAGTATTACAAGCAACCAATGTAAGAAAAAAAACTCATGAGCAGTTATTCTTTCATCTCTATTTGAGTTTCTATGCAGCATGCTCATTAGTTTGGGATCAACTGCAATTTCAGATTTGAGTTTCCATCTCTGTTTCGGAATAACAGCTGTTGTTGAACTATTATCAGTAGTAACCAAGAAGCTCCCATAATTCTTCTTCCATCTTGTTTTCTGTTAGTGTTCCTGTCTTGTCTGAAAATACATAGCAACCAATGTTCTCAAAACCGGCATTGTGCAAATTGTCTCGAAGTCTACTTCTATTTCCTTTTCAATCCAGCTCTCTAAAGCTTTTTCATATTGCTTAAAGAACAAAGGCAATGTCCTCTGTTGGATGACGTACCCATCAAAAAAAGGAACACCAAATCCTTGATTAGGAGACATTGCAGCAAAAAATGAATCACAGAAGTATGCTGGAACCCATTGATCACGGGCAATACACAGTGACTGAAGCCAATCATTGCTTCTAAGCTCGTAATTATCAAGGATAGAATTACAAGATGATTCAAACTCCTCGATGGTTTCTGTCATGTTAATGAAATTATAAAGTTCACCCTGAAAATTTGGATGCAATAGACACACATGGGCCAACTTTTCCTTGCCTTCTCTCAAGACATGCCACTTGTTAATACAGTGGCGAGTTTGTGGGAAAACCTGTGAAATTGCCTTCTGTATGGCCCTGTCTTGATCAGTAATTATTGAGACAGGTTGTCGGTCACTCATTGCCATGAGAAATGTCTTAAAGAGCCACAAAAGGAGGCCTCAGAATCATCAAAAAGGAATGCACAACCAAATGAAACCAACTAACCATGACTGTTTACTCCAGTAAAAAGAGAAAATGACACTCTATATTGGTTAGCTCTGCATGTAGTATCCAAATGAACTGCATCACCAAAATGACCATAAGCTGTCCTGGATCAATGTTGGTTGTATATTAACAACAATCTGAATAAGTGTCTGTACTATCTGAGAAGCAGACACAGGAAGGTACAGTGTTTCAATGACAGCAGTCTCAAGAACCGGATGAGTATATGTGCCAGGATCCTGAGTTCGGTAGAATGCCTGTTGGCCCTCAGGAGCATTCGGTAGTCCAGACTGAGATACTGCCGGCGGTTTGTTTTGGGCTATACACAGTGCACTGTTTGATGAGGTAAGTGCTTCTTATCAGCATAGTGTGCCGTTTTTGTACAATGATGAAAGTTACTGGAGGCTGACAGTTTGGCTCTAAGGGAGGACATGCCTTCCGGATTGCGTCCAACTCATAGAGTAAAACTTGATAAAAATGTCCTTCACTTACATCATCCCTGTAAAATATGGTTCGTAGGGCTTTGGTCCCGTTGCTTTTCTGTAGGAAATCAGTAAATCTCTTATCATGCCACCACTAACAGTGCCGCGAACAGGATCATGTCACGTTTTGTATAAATCTTGTATAAGTTCCTGTCTGTGAACTTGAGCACACACTAAGCCAACATATTTTGTCACTTCAGGACAATCTTGGAATGCTACAGCAACTGCTATTGAGGGGCTAGTGTCTCCTCCATTTTCAGGATGCGTAACATCCGCTCCAAAAATTATGGTCGGTATGTCGCTAACAAATGGTTTTCTGTAGCTAACAACATCTAGAAGAATAGTGTTTCCACCTCCTCAAATGAACTTTGTAGCGACCTGGTGCAAGCATCTCCAAAGCCTCCAGCCTCTTCTGCTGACTTTAAAAACAGATACAGTTCTTTGTCATCTCATTAATATTGCCAAACTGCTTTGACAAATCAGAACTTGCAATCCCAGGCTTGGATGAATTTACATGCTGCTCATCAGAAGGATGAAACTTTCGTATAGATGACTTTGGTCACCAACATGTTGTTTCTGCTGCTGTAGCTGAGACTGTGATACCATAAATAAACTCATTCTTTCCAGGCTGGTAACACCATATATAATTGCACCAACAATAAGTGCAGAAACAGAAGCAGCAATTTTTGTTGTTCGGGCGAGCACGATTCGTAACTGCTTCAATTTGGTCTCCACCAAACATTCTAGCCATACCAAAACTGCAATCGGTATGTCGCTAACAAATGGTTTTCTGTGTTGGAGTTTTGAAATCAAAACAACCTCATTTTTAAACTCTTTTATGCCTTGTCCAGAATACTTCGACAGTCTCTCACTGCAATTGCCATTCCATTGCTCAATATACCCTTATAAACAGAACCAAAACCACCTTCACCAAGCTTGATATGCATATTTGATGTTGTGTTGATTGTTTTGTGCATTGGTTGTGTTGATTGTTTTGTGCATTGGTTCAGATTGTCATTTTGAACACCTTTTTTGAATcacttttatttttgtttttacttcCTTTCATGTTGATTTTAATACACTATTTAATGAGATGCATGATATccaaaagaaaaggaaataaaaaggAGTATAACAGGCCTTATTTTAATGATGAAAATGAAGTTGATGATGTTTATGCCATTCGTTATGATCATCAAGAAGGGATTTTGGAGGATAATAACAAATAACCAAGAAAAACCATCTATATTTTACTAATAACTATATTTTAGTTAATAAATTGTTATTATGTTtattattcattttaattttagTTTTGACTAATATTGTTTTCTCTCTAAACAGGAATTATGGATAAACCATCTAGCTCTTCACCAAAAAAAAAGAAGACTAGAGGTGTCACAGCATTGCTACGTTTCATTGCCAAACTTCCTGATGGTGAAAAATACCAAATTGATTTTGATCCTGATACCTTCCAACCCATTGGTCAGTATGCTGCAAAGTTTAAAAGTTATTTGTCATTCATTGCACGTAGCAAGGTTAGTATAAATGAAAAGCAATGGAAAAAGATAAGCGATAAGTTGAAGGACGTGATATGGGACGATATCACGGTAtgcatttttaattaattattttaaagTTATTATCTATAATTGCTTCAATTACTAACACTCCTTATGTTTTGAAGTGTAAGTTCACTTGCCCCACTGATAAAGAATTTAGGAAGCATTGGTTTGTTTATATGGGGGAACGATTGAAGCAATTTAAGACATTGCTCTCAAATGTCTATATATTTGGGAAAGGAGATAAGCATGGAAATACAACTCCATTTGAAAAGTATAAATTTATCAAAGAAGAAGATTGGGATTTGTTTGTCCAGACTCGACAAAAAGAAGATTTTCAAGTTAGTTAAATTTGTAGATTTATTTTTATGTTATCTAAATTGATTTGGTTTTTGACGTTTAGTTTAATGTGATTTATTTGTAATAGGAGAAAAGGCTAAAAGGAAAGACACATGCATCAAAGAATATCCACCCTCATATTTTGTCTCGTGGTGGTTATGAAAAACTTAGGGCCACCGTAATGGAAGAGAGGAGGAAAAAAGTGATTGAAGAGGCCAAAGGAATAATAAACATAATAACAAAATATGAGAAAAAAGTTCGGGAGGGCCCTCATGTTTATTACTGAATTGCACTTATGGTGATAAAATTATAGTTGTACATGCTCTGAACCAACTAAAATTGTATGTGTTTCTATGTCGAGTGAAGAAAGTTAGTGTTGGTACAAATTTtgtgaaaaaggaaaaaagttTGTGATGTTGTTGTTTTTGGTGGCTTTAATGTAACTAGGAGTTTATATGCAGGGGCATCAACAAGATAACGGATGGGCATGTGGATATTATGTCAtgaaaaatatgtttgacattATTGATGCTTGTATTGTTGAAAGATTCAATGAGGTATTTTATATTACATATATTTAATGAAAAACATGTAAATTATTGTTTTAACATGTAGTTGTTTAATTTATTATATGTTTGAACTTGCAGATATTCACAGACACCTCATCATATGAAAAAGAGTCAATTGATCACATCCGACAACTTTGGGCTCAATTCTTTTTGCAAAAGGTTGAAGAGCAAGAGAACCAGGAAAAGAAAGATTTAATGACAAAACAGAAGCGATTAAAAAAAActtatatatagatatatttttgTTCCATGAATGATTTATTGGTACAAGTTACATGAACAAAGTTGTTGAATTTTTTCTTACATGAATACAATTTTTGTTGATGTATGACTTGGTGCAAGATTCTAAAGATTAGAGAAATGTTTGTTTTggttatttttgttttttattgaATATCCAggaatatataaaaatatttggtttaatgaaatttcaaataaaatatttttaaaaaaattgagatATTTTACACCCTTCATACACAAAATAGGGTGTAAATGTGTTAAAATTAAATGTAATTATAAGATATTTTACATTTGATATATCAAAAATAGGGTGTAAATATTTGTCACTTTACACCCGTTTGAATTATAATAGGGTGTAAATTCGTTTAACTTCAATGTATGTAGGTGacaatttacacccgttttataTTAAATAGGGTGTAAATGTCCTAAAATTCAATGTATATATCTACCAATTACACCTTTTTTTATCTAAAACAGGGTGTAATAGGTGacaatttacacccgttttataTTAAATAGGGTGTAAATGTCTTAAAATTTAATGTATATATCTACCAATTACACCctttttttaaatctaaaatagggtgtaatatattctctttttacacccgttttaaaacgggtgtaaattcTTCATACATATCTCACCCTTTGAATTTACACCCTATCATAACGGGTGTAATATGTATAAAAAACGGGTGTAAAATCTTCTTTCTGCACTAGTgattgattgtgccttgcccatgaagcaaccttaacctatgataaaatttaatcaagttaagttctttcattcattattttacgcacatatgagcttatgtgagtatcctcaatcattcattcatcaagatttgaagtttggccttgagaagttgcCCAGTCAAGTtatctgactaaactgaggatcactaagacacaacttttgatgtgttttttaaatgaagatgaccccaagagaaaaaatgttcttaagaaccaaatgaaaaacttttatgttcataaaaaatccattttaaacttggaaggtcatccttcatttcaaaacattataggtcattttggctaaaaccctaattttgggtcaacttcccaaggacctaaattattcatattttgagattttgaggtgagaccaatttcattggaaagcttaagatgtccacttcaaattttatgttggacaaaatttaataatcctaaaataaacacatgtaataatacaaaacattataggtcactttggaccaaagccattgaatttgaaaaatgtccaacttcaagtacccataactttctcattaaaattccaaatgatgcaaaatttaagtctaaatttttcaaagacatgttttgtaccccaaacttcaaagttagttttcataaatttccaaactccaaatggatttttgcccaacattgcttttgttccttatgtcaagagctttccaaccattactcacatgaccatgtTTGAATTTTACatgtgtgactttcgaagagctcaatgtttaggttcaattatgcaattcactttgtaacttcatgcacaagccaatgcaaCACCAATGACACGTCCAATTCAACTCATTatgatatcagcttgcatttccaatcACTGTAtggcctcacatgcgcctgtacaggcctatgcatggaggatccaaaactcatgcacacgagtattgcATCACCTTGCCTTCAGCTCAACTATAAATATAGGGCCTCAAGGTGATCTGAAACCCTGCTGAATTAAAAACccaacctcactcaaaggaatttcagttttcatttctcaatttcaagcttgaatttcaacatccttagttgatcttcaagtcttaattccttagccttgcatcctcattacctcaagatcaaattggaatGAAAAGCTTAAAGAGACCGTGTTATTTAAAGCTACACTTCAAAGGTGTATcactcaactgttttgatctggatcttgaaatacaatgtgaattgcttgagtttgaactgttttctgaagtcctcgagcaagaggcaggccagtggtggtcttaatttcatgatttgagacatttcagtttgtgcaccttgatcttcaagctctgatttctcattaaatagaaacattgagaAAGATCCAAGGTTaaggggtgatgtacatcaccccagcttcattttggtaccattgttttgcattttcattaaggttgAAAACCttgcgcgtggtggccggagtttgttctctggccggagaagatggtagtttccaccaccatccccacgtggatgcatCCAGGCCTTCAAATCTCTCTCAAACGTTTTAATCATGGTCGTGTGTTATGTTGACCTGTTTTAAATACATGTGTGGCACGCTTGACCAAGGCATATGGTATGACAGCGCTTCTGGACCGCTTGatgatgccacgtcaattaatgagactcATCCAAGCGCTCAtgatttttgttattttcttatttctattttatttctcttaacttcttttattttcaaaaattcataactatttcatttgaagtcataaaaatatgagaccaatggcaaaaaatttcttgaaaaatctagtttccTAATCagatttttaattatttttgtgacttcatttaatattttttgtgaattattttgtttttaatagtttttaattcattttaaatactttttgatatctgaaaattccaaaaatattttcttaacacatatggatcatgataagtcaatgaaaaacaatctcatcaatttcttaattgatttgagatttatttgagattttaattcatttgtgttatttttcattgtttttaattgctttaaaatagtttctgatttcaaaaattatggagaaaatttgtcaaactttgttagatctatgagaatttaattggacttgtctaagttgatttgaattgaatttgaggtttgtccatattttttccatttaattttgcatttattttaatttcaaaaaataccaaaaaatatatttgacttgttgacttctagtcttcatttctcttatgtttgccattggttgatgatgatttgattcacattaGACCATTTGTGTTTGACACTTTATTTCtttgtccatttcatttcatcttcatcttcttctttttatttgGGCCAATGAGTTAACGTCTTACGGTTAGTCTTGACAgatgagaggcttaaccttctttgatccaaatcaaactcaacttgatccatgatcaagtgagtttctttgtgtccaagataggttacttcttggtccatacaaggctttccttcttttcttttggcatgacaagttgtaggagcttggcttactagtcatggtctctaatttatgtttatttgcctatagttttattgatcagcctcagataggtgtgactatTACATTActccacttatgattgcttaacatagcgctaaattgtcttatgacacattaacataaccattaactactaactttaatgtgagcatttaatttcttgcaataAACTTTAATGCATattactttcttgctcatttattcatattgattttccctttgctcacttgagctcatattttatgtttatgtcattttccttttgcttatttgagctcatattgtatataaatattgttgccttgtgtttgctttgtgtttgtttgtgtgcatccaatgcaaaaggagaaaggacctagaattaggaccttacctattCTTAAAGGAGatcaagagaaactaggcctcatgccaTTAGAATGCCtaacttgttgaagagcaactaggcctcatgcctttagaatgctaaatcttaaagttgacttcaaagaacttcctaatctaaactcattctttgtccatttctcttattgtgttgtgaacttttttatgtttgttttatGTTATAGGGATTCCATTtttgagatagtaagaaggaccattgtcatgagtagccaagttatgagagataagccaaatggaaatcctaggagcttgattctaatttgttttgattgcttgttgcttgctaagtccaaaggaaaggagcatcttgaatcatctttatgatctcaagaaaaggaactctaagggttttttctcttctcttatctttgtatactttaggactagcccttctcttcttctctccattctaacccaagccaaactcattttgtgcaaactttgactttgtttcaaattagaaacttaggccttatgcctttgacttttcaaaatcttttcatcaatattcattgtgaataaatcttgattcaactttgacttcattttgtaaattagtctaacttgtaaatataactcacttcaagttgtttttgtggttccaatgaccacctctttaaaaccttttcataaacattagtcataggtttgagttatcatagtggttgattgaaatctcacctcatccttagtgattggactgtaagccttccatacttattatatggttaacccctcactagtatgttgaagctctcctcacatggtggatttttggtttaggttgagttttctccctttgataacaaaagaccttaaggcttctgatcaaatcaattcaccaatcttttatgatttctaccccgaactacgaggttttgatcctacctttgtgatggtacgtaggcaatgggttcatccattcaaacacaaaattgtaaatataatgtatattctcttctcatccctccaatcttgtttgcataaatcttttcacaaataccaacctacaacacacatttgcaaaaacggctcccttagagtactaaggatgttttgggtgcttaaaaccttcccatttcataaccaaccccgttacctagatctctgacatttttattagttttttatttgataaaacttcttacttggcttttgttcgctttttagcctttcctttggacaaataaaagtgcggtggcgactcgaattgtatgtttacttttggtttaatcaataaaccataaggtaacgaataccccgctatagaaaagtggcgactctgttggggaggTGAGTTGTCATTTCCTAGagggtttagcctactttttgcctaTGTATGTTCTATGTTTATATttacttgtgacatatttttgtgcaaatttgggatgactctattgtttgtaatgtatgaattgcttgatatataaattgcttgtatgcttggtggtttcttgtgagatgagttctatacccgaactcgagtgcacttatgataggagaatgacatagtcttgttgacttgtgtggagttattccttatcaagttgacttgcaag containing:
- the LOC127079363 gene encoding uncharacterized protein LOC127079363; amino-acid sequence: MPVGPQEHSVVQTEILPAVCFGLYTVHCLMRLVTPYIIAPTISAETEAAIFVVRASTIRNCFNLVSTKHSSHTKTAIGIMDKPSSSSPKKKKTRGVTALLRFIAKLPDGEKYQIDFDPDTFQPIGQYAAKFKSYLSFIARSKVSINEKQWKKISDKLKDVIWDDITCKFTCPTDKEFRKHWFVYMGERLKQFKTLLSNVYIFGKGDKHGNTTPFEKYKFIKEEDWDLFVQTRQKEDFQEKRLKGKTHASKNIHPHILSRGGYEKLRATVMEERRKKVIEEAKGIINIITKYEKKVREGPHGHQQDNGWACGYYVMKNMFDIIDACIVERFNEIFTDTSSYEKESIDHIRQLWAQFFLQKVEEQENQEKKDLMTKQKRLKKTYI